One window of Bacteroidota bacterium genomic DNA carries:
- a CDS encoding OmpH family outer membrane protein: MKKYILFFLLGLVAMVGNSQTVTKIGYTNVELILQYMPETKAIETELSKLEKAISSALEVKQKYYQQKLIEFMEYKQSGKPLSPENEKLATTELQRLEAEIQKGVAEAENRLMKRRMDLLKPVQDKMQGAIDAVAKEGGYTYILNQAVGAGIPSILYGKESDNVTAAIAKKLGIAVE; the protein is encoded by the coding sequence ATGAAAAAATATATTCTGTTTTTCTTGTTGGGCTTGGTGGCAATGGTTGGGAACTCCCAGACTGTTACCAAGATCGGCTACACCAACGTGGAGTTGATCTTGCAATACATGCCAGAAACCAAGGCTATCGAGACTGAGTTGTCCAAACTGGAGAAGGCGATTTCTTCAGCATTGGAGGTAAAACAAAAGTACTACCAACAGAAACTCATCGAGTTCATGGAGTACAAACAGTCGGGCAAGCCGCTTTCTCCAGAAAATGAAAAGCTGGCTACTACCGAATTGCAAAGGTTGGAAGCTGAAATCCAAAAAGGTGTTGCAGAGGCCGAAAACAGGTTGATGAAGCGCCGGATGGATCTCCTCAAGCCCGTGCAAGACAAAATGCAAGGTGCGATCGACGCGGTTGCGAAGGAAGGTGGATACACCTACATCCTGAACCAAGCGGTCGGAGCTGGCATCCCAAGCATCCTCTACGGCAAGGAAAGTGACAATGTCACAGCCGCCATCGCCAAGAAATTGGGGATTGCCGTCGAGTAA
- a CDS encoding CBS domain-containing protein produces the protein MLLAKDLITDTLPSIKTSDNATRVLEWMSEFKVAQLPVVNHERLLGIVSEEDLLNSGVEDLPIGAIHLSLPEKTFVYEDSHFYDVLKMASLMKLEILPVLSSRENNTFVGTITKSDLLKRAAEYLCVEEPVV, from the coding sequence ATGCTGTTGGCCAAGGACCTCATCACCGATACCCTGCCCTCGATCAAAACATCGGACAACGCGACGCGTGTGCTCGAGTGGATGAGCGAGTTCAAGGTCGCGCAATTGCCGGTGGTGAACCATGAGCGCCTGCTCGGAATTGTGAGCGAGGAAGACCTGTTGAATTCCGGGGTCGAAGACTTGCCCATCGGCGCCATTCATCTCTCCCTACCTGAAAAAACGTTTGTCTACGAAGACAGCCATTTTTACGACGTCTTGAAAATGGCGAGCCTGATGAAGCTGGAGATTCTGCCCGTTTTGAGTTCGAGGGAAAACAATACGTTTGTCGGGACCATTACCAAAAGCGACCTCCTCAAACGTGCCGCCGAATATCTCTGCGTCGAGGAACCGGTGGTGTGA
- a CDS encoding CvpA family protein, protein MNFLDIFALIVLAYGAYKGFKNGVLIEVAGLLGLIIGFWAGMRLAFIFAHYYRDNFHLPEKWVPAIAFFTAFAIGMGAVYLAGWAATKLLNTAQLELPNRLAGLGFGILKWGFLVGAFFSIVGNSQVLTKETVAGSASYPVVTTYSKVVQGYTIGLIPAAHNVLDDMEHYFVEVDSVNRSQKVPGKDSLEHSSLRR, encoded by the coding sequence GTGAATTTTCTCGACATCTTCGCACTGATTGTGCTTGCCTACGGAGCCTACAAAGGCTTCAAAAATGGCGTGCTCATCGAGGTCGCAGGCCTGCTGGGCTTGATCATCGGCTTTTGGGCGGGTATGCGGTTGGCGTTCATCTTCGCGCATTACTACCGCGACAATTTCCATCTCCCGGAAAAATGGGTGCCGGCGATCGCCTTTTTTACAGCCTTTGCCATCGGCATGGGGGCGGTCTATCTGGCCGGCTGGGCAGCCACCAAGCTGCTCAATACCGCTCAATTGGAACTGCCCAATCGCCTTGCCGGGCTCGGCTTCGGGATTTTGAAATGGGGCTTCCTCGTCGGCGCCTTTTTCAGCATCGTCGGGAATTCGCAGGTACTAACGAAGGAAACTGTGGCCGGGTCCGCCTCTTATCCCGTTGTCACGACCTACAGCAAGGTGGTTCAAGGCTATACCATCGGCCTGATTCCTGCGGCGCACAACGTGCTCGACGACATGGAGCATTATTTTGTCGAGGTCGATTCGGTGAATCGCAGCCAAAAAGTCCCGGGCAAAGACTCCCTCGAGCATTCCTCCCTGCGCAGATGA
- a CDS encoding redoxin domain-containing protein, producing the protein MKQFLLAFALLLSTSFAFAQTTEQHVSKGNTNEGIGTLIPDFKFYDMDNKPVTRMSLVANQPTIFFYFDPDCDHCQLISTMINDQKALFKGITLVLISWAEVEAIKEFPGKYLPGFPGTLIVTKDKDYLVDKWFGDSVSPSIYVYNNKYLRTASFKDEVRPEILVKFAKQQ; encoded by the coding sequence ATGAAACAGTTTCTCCTCGCATTCGCCCTTTTGCTTAGCACGAGCTTCGCATTCGCCCAGACCACGGAACAACACGTCTCCAAGGGCAATACCAACGAAGGAATCGGCACATTGATCCCCGATTTCAAGTTTTACGACATGGACAACAAGCCGGTCACCCGCATGTCCCTTGTCGCCAATCAACCTACCATTTTCTTCTACTTTGATCCGGATTGTGATCATTGCCAATTGATTTCCACCATGATCAATGATCAGAAAGCGCTTTTCAAGGGCATCACATTGGTGCTCATTTCTTGGGCAGAAGTAGAGGCGATCAAGGAATTTCCGGGCAAGTACCTCCCCGGATTCCCTGGAACTCTCATTGTGACCAAGGACAAGGACTACTTGGTAGATAAATGGTTTGGGGACAGTGTTTCGCCAAGCATCTATGTTTACAACAACAAATACCTGCGGACGGCATCCTTCAAAGACGAAGTAAGACCCGAAATTTTGGTTAAGTTTGCGAAGCAACAATAG
- a CDS encoding thioredoxin family protein, which produces MKADLPISTVEIISVDTTKKDEKKLAQAVGLKKIPTFIFYQGGDEIGRIVEKPKEWRKRACTGS; this is translated from the coding sequence TTGAAGGCAGACCTGCCGATTTCGACCGTGGAAATCATCTCTGTGGACACTACGAAAAAGGACGAAAAAAAATTGGCGCAGGCTGTGGGATTGAAAAAAATTCCTACCTTTATATTCTATCAGGGTGGTGATGAGATTGGCCGGATTGTTGAAAAGCCGAAGGAGTGGCGGAAAAGAGCCTGTACGGGGTCTTAA
- a CDS encoding BamA/TamA family outer membrane protein: protein MRGTIWNAEKERRARRVIENYYMEKAYYTTDVTFDVVESTNDMAGGVKVYMNVKKGPKVKINEIKIEGNQDFSDKRLKAKMKTLKEKLWWRLWARSKYLPKKLDEAKANLIAFYRNNGYRDAEVVFDSTYMFDEKTLDIDIKVLEGSQYYIRNIEFVGNFKFGSDSLKRILGIEKGDIYNSELIDQRLHGDQTGRDVSGLYLDDGYLFFNVEPIEVAVVGDSVDLEFRMFEGPQARIRKIIVEGNTKTSDYVILRELRTLPYWKFSRTDLIRSQREILNLGYFNQENLQVLPIPDPVSGTVDIKYVVEEKPSDQLQVQGGWGGRIRDTQGNVIGGGFVGTVQLGFNNFSTKRFFQKKAWSPIPSGDGQKLNLAVQMNGVGWQNYSISFLEPWLGGKKPNSLGASVYYTINQNQTTKFRMKTLGGGLDYGMRLKWPDDFFKAFASLNYKYYDIRNGNQGFGSLSFGDAFINIISARLTIDRTSIDAPVFPAKRPAINFRSRPLRLTVRSRAPTTSQTSPMLRSSNSWSTTNGNSARPGISRYSRIWS, encoded by the coding sequence TTGCGCGGAACCATCTGGAACGCCGAAAAGGAACGCCGTGCCCGTCGCGTGATCGAGAACTATTACATGGAAAAGGCCTATTACACTACGGATGTGACTTTTGACGTCGTCGAAAGCACCAACGATATGGCGGGAGGTGTGAAGGTTTACATGAATGTCAAAAAGGGTCCCAAGGTCAAAATCAACGAAATCAAGATCGAAGGCAATCAAGACTTCAGCGACAAACGCTTGAAGGCCAAAATGAAGACCTTGAAGGAAAAGTTGTGGTGGCGCCTCTGGGCACGCAGCAAATACCTGCCCAAGAAACTCGACGAGGCCAAAGCAAATCTGATCGCATTTTACCGCAACAACGGTTACCGTGATGCAGAAGTGGTTTTTGACAGCACCTATATGTTTGACGAGAAGACGCTCGACATCGACATCAAGGTCTTGGAAGGCAGCCAATACTACATCCGCAACATTGAGTTTGTAGGTAATTTCAAGTTTGGCTCTGACTCACTCAAACGCATTCTGGGTATCGAAAAAGGCGATATCTATAACTCTGAACTGATCGATCAGCGTCTGCATGGCGATCAAACTGGCCGGGACGTTTCCGGACTTTATCTGGACGATGGCTATCTGTTTTTCAACGTCGAACCGATCGAGGTAGCCGTTGTCGGTGACTCGGTTGACCTGGAGTTCAGGATGTTTGAGGGACCGCAGGCAAGAATCCGTAAGATCATTGTGGAAGGCAATACCAAAACGAGCGACTACGTGATCCTTCGGGAACTCAGAACTTTGCCTTATTGGAAGTTTAGCCGCACGGACTTGATCCGTTCCCAGCGTGAAATCCTGAACTTGGGCTACTTCAACCAGGAAAATCTTCAGGTTTTGCCTATTCCCGATCCCGTCAGTGGCACAGTTGACATTAAATATGTCGTCGAAGAAAAGCCAAGCGATCAATTGCAGGTACAAGGCGGATGGGGTGGCCGAATCCGTGACACCCAAGGCAACGTGATCGGTGGCGGATTTGTCGGCACGGTACAATTGGGTTTCAATAACTTCTCAACCAAACGCTTTTTCCAGAAGAAGGCTTGGTCCCCAATTCCTTCCGGTGACGGTCAAAAGCTCAACCTCGCGGTTCAGATGAACGGCGTGGGCTGGCAGAACTACAGCATTTCCTTCTTGGAGCCTTGGCTGGGCGGCAAAAAACCCAACTCCCTCGGCGCGAGCGTCTATTACACCATCAACCAGAATCAAACCACCAAATTCAGGATGAAAACCCTGGGTGGCGGTTTGGATTACGGCATGCGCTTGAAATGGCCTGATGACTTTTTCAAGGCATTTGCCTCGCTCAACTATAAATACTATGACATTCGCAATGGCAACCAAGGGTTTGGCTCCTTGAGCTTTGGCGATGCCTTCATCAACATCATCTCTGCCCGACTTACGATCGACCGTACGAGCATCGATGCGCCTGTGTTCCCCGCGAAGCGGCCCGCCATCAACTTTCGGTCGAGGCCACTCCGCCTTACAGTACGATCAAGGGCACCGACGACTTCACAGACATCCCCGATGCTGAGAAGTTCAAATTCTTGGAGTACCACAAATGGAAATTCAGCTCGACCTGGTATTTCCAGATATTCAAGAATTTGGTCGTAA
- a CDS encoding aminodeoxychorismate/anthranilate synthase component II — protein sequence MIVVIDNYDSFTWNLVDLLRQSHHVVAVFRNDELTANELMNLHPKGILISPGPGRPADSGISPEVLRLAMGGAQNQGGANVSKVVPVLGICLGHQLIGEHFGMPLLHGRVPVHGKTSPVFHRGEGLFEGLPSPFEAMRYHSLVLDGVSVPAELEVTAWTEAGEVMGIRHRSLPIAGVQFHPESILTVGGAAILANWVREIAV from the coding sequence ATGATCGTCGTGATCGACAACTACGATTCCTTTACCTGGAATCTGGTGGATCTTCTGCGGCAAAGCCATCACGTCGTGGCCGTTTTCCGAAACGATGAACTGACCGCCAACGAACTGATGAACCTACATCCCAAGGGAATTTTGATTTCGCCGGGTCCGGGGCGACCTGCCGACAGCGGGATTTCGCCGGAGGTTTTGCGGCTTGCTATGGGCGGTGCCCAGAATCAAGGTGGCGCGAATGTCAGCAAAGTGGTGCCTGTTTTGGGCATTTGCCTCGGCCATCAACTGATTGGCGAACATTTCGGCATGCCGCTCCTGCATGGGCGTGTGCCCGTCCATGGTAAAACGAGCCCGGTGTTTCACCGCGGCGAAGGGTTGTTTGAAGGCTTGCCGAGCCCGTTTGAAGCGATGCGCTACCATTCCTTGGTATTGGATGGGGTTTCAGTTCCAGCCGAATTGGAAGTCACCGCATGGACCGAGGCTGGCGAGGTGATGGGCATCCGACACCGCAGCCTGCCCATTGCGGGCGTTCAGTTTCATCCCGAGTCGATCTTGACGGTCGGCGGCGCAGCGATTTTAGCGAATTGGGTGCGGGAAATCGCGGTGTGA
- a CDS encoding BamA/TamA family outer membrane protein translates to MEYHKWKFSSTWYFQIFKNLVVKPKVQYGFLGNYNPSYGISPFERFYMGGSGLGAFNFYGWEYVGLRGYPDNSIGPLPEGSASGAQPTGGNIYNKYTLELRYPITLNQAAPIWVVGFAEAGNTWMGVNNFKPFELKRSAGVGLRVMLPMVGLLGVDWGYGFDKINSAAAKPHGSQFTFLIGQEF, encoded by the coding sequence TTGGAGTACCACAAATGGAAATTCAGCTCGACCTGGTATTTCCAGATATTCAAGAATTTGGTCGTAAAGCCAAAGGTGCAGTATGGCTTCTTGGGCAACTACAACCCGTCGTATGGAATCTCGCCGTTTGAACGTTTTTACATGGGCGGCAGCGGACTTGGCGCATTCAACTTCTATGGCTGGGAATATGTCGGCTTGCGCGGCTATCCTGACAACTCGATCGGGCCCCTTCCCGAAGGCTCTGCCTCTGGAGCTCAGCCGACCGGTGGCAACATCTACAATAAGTACACATTGGAATTGCGTTATCCCATTACCCTCAATCAGGCTGCTCCGATTTGGGTGGTCGGATTTGCGGAAGCCGGAAATACCTGGATGGGCGTGAACAATTTCAAGCCCTTCGAATTGAAGCGCAGCGCAGGTGTAGGTTTGCGTGTGATGCTTCCGATGGTCGGGTTACTTGGTGTGGACTGGGGCTACGGGTTTGACAAAATCAATTCTGCCGCAGCCAAGCCGCACGGCAGTCAGTTTACCTTCCTTATTGGTCAAGAATTCTAA
- a CDS encoding BamA/TamA family outer membrane protein, whose protein sequence is MRNDQRDVRSFPLSGHKYGGSFRFLGIPGVSSTHFGKMALSFSHHIPLNKRWNFAYGSQQFFLLGRQVPFFDKYFIGFGSFLRGYEPHVIDGSAINLTKAEWKFGIIPYHFAHLKWIPFPKFRDFPVDCT, encoded by the coding sequence ATGAGGAATGACCAACGGGACGTGCGGAGTTTTCCGCTGTCTGGGCACAAGTATGGCGGAAGTTTCCGCTTTCTGGGGATTCCCGGCGTAAGCAGCACGCATTTCGGGAAAATGGCACTCTCCTTTTCCCACCACATTCCGCTTAACAAACGATGGAATTTTGCCTACGGAAGCCAACAATTCTTCCTGCTCGGGAGGCAAGTGCCGTTTTTTGACAAGTATTTTATCGGATTCGGCAGCTTTCTCAGGGGTTATGAGCCGCATGTCATCGACGGTTCGGCAATCAACCTGACCAAGGCCGAATGGAAATTTGGCATCATCCCCTACCATTTCGCACATTTGAAGTGGATTCCGTTTCCGAAATTCCGGGATTTTCCTGTGGATTGTACTTGA
- the murI gene encoding glutamate racemase, with protein MNAQGPIGIFDSGLGGLVMTKAFRAALPQYDFLYLGDTLHVPYGPRSANAILQFTTQAVDYLFDKGCPLVIIACNTASANALRCIQQEYLPINYPDRRALGVIVPTIEATIGTGHHRIGLIGTAFTVQSGTYEEELRKLNPAIRLSAKATPLLVPLAENDGIKYAKPILQDYLAPLLDDKIDSLILGCTHYPLFKDALKEILPPSVDIIAQNEVVPPKLVDYLHRHPEIAQRISTGGKLEACLTDVTATYTRTGADLLGESITFEKVVLDI; from the coding sequence ATGAATGCGCAAGGACCTATCGGCATATTTGACTCTGGACTCGGCGGCTTGGTGATGACCAAAGCCTTCAGGGCCGCGCTGCCGCAATACGACTTCCTGTATTTGGGCGACACCCTGCACGTTCCGTACGGACCGCGCTCGGCGAATGCGATTTTGCAATTCACGACGCAAGCAGTGGATTACCTTTTTGACAAGGGCTGCCCACTGGTGATCATCGCCTGCAACACGGCAAGTGCAAATGCGCTTCGCTGCATTCAGCAGGAATATCTGCCGATCAACTATCCAGACCGACGCGCGTTGGGCGTGATTGTGCCGACCATCGAAGCCACCATCGGCACTGGACACCACCGCATCGGCCTGATCGGAACAGCATTTACCGTCCAATCCGGCACCTACGAGGAAGAACTGCGAAAACTCAATCCGGCGATCAGGTTGTCTGCAAAGGCAACACCATTGTTGGTTCCGCTGGCCGAAAATGACGGAATAAAGTACGCAAAACCCATTCTGCAGGACTATCTCGCTCCATTGTTGGACGACAAGATCGACAGTCTCATCCTGGGTTGCACCCATTACCCGCTTTTCAAGGATGCACTGAAGGAAATCCTGCCTCCGTCCGTTGACATCATCGCCCAAAACGAAGTTGTTCCTCCGAAATTAGTAGACTACCTGCACCGGCATCCTGAAATTGCACAACGCATATCCACCGGCGGAAAATTGGAAGCCTGCCTTACCGACGTGACAGCGACCTATACCCGCACAGGCGCAGACTTGCTCGGCGAGTCCATTACATTCGAGAAAGTTGTTCTGGACATTTGA
- a CDS encoding thiamine phosphate synthase, translated as MQQRHGHFELAKMAWEAGPCAVQYRNKLFSREKDLAEVTKMVKLAQEGGHCLIINDAAALAFELQAQGVHLGQGDGAPQAAADLLGPGKLIGATVHNMAELEALRGAPIHYIGVGPVYGSRSKRTGLPDLGLEGLARLCAASPWPVIAIGGIEERQAAEVIAAGAHGLAIISAFCLASNPRHVAKRILTLLEGL; from the coding sequence GTGCAGCAGCGTCATGGCCATTTTGAGCTGGCGAAGATGGCCTGGGAGGCTGGACCTTGTGCCGTTCAATACCGCAACAAGCTGTTCAGCAGGGAAAAGGACCTCGCCGAAGTCACCAAAATGGTAAAATTGGCACAAGAGGGCGGCCATTGCCTGATCATCAACGATGCTGCCGCCTTGGCTTTTGAATTGCAGGCCCAAGGCGTACATTTGGGACAAGGAGATGGTGCGCCACAAGCGGCGGCCGACTTGCTGGGCCCGGGGAAACTGATTGGTGCCACGGTGCACAACATGGCCGAATTGGAAGCCCTGCGGGGAGCGCCGATACATTATATAGGTGTCGGTCCGGTTTACGGCAGCCGCTCCAAACGGACGGGCTTGCCTGACTTGGGACTCGAAGGTTTGGCGCGGCTTTGCGCAGCTTCCCCTTGGCCGGTGATTGCCATCGGCGGGATCGAAGAGCGGCAAGCCGCGGAAGTCATCGCTGCCGGTGCCCATGGATTGGCCATTATCTCCGCGTTTTGTCTTGCATCCAACCCCAGGCACGTTGCAAAAAGGATACTCACATTGTTGGAAGGTCTCTAG
- a CDS encoding OmpH family outer membrane protein codes for MKRIIGLFILTAALSLSSQAQKFGYVDTELILSKMEEYKAAKQEVDNLSQKWQKELEELYAGIEKMYKDYQAEEVLLTDDIKKQRQEDIMAAERKAKEYKEKKFGYDGELYKVQDDKIKPIQDKVYDAVEKVAQERKLDIILDKAANSGILFSNPAFDRTDDGVIKLGIQK; via the coding sequence ATGAAACGAATTATTGGTCTTTTTATCCTCACAGCGGCACTCAGTCTGAGCAGCCAAGCGCAGAAATTTGGCTATGTCGACACCGAGTTGATCCTCAGCAAAATGGAGGAATACAAGGCTGCCAAGCAAGAGGTTGACAATCTGAGTCAGAAATGGCAGAAGGAATTGGAGGAATTGTATGCCGGCATTGAGAAGATGTACAAAGACTATCAAGCCGAAGAGGTCTTGCTGACCGACGACATCAAAAAGCAGCGGCAGGAAGATATCATGGCCGCTGAACGCAAAGCCAAGGAATACAAAGAAAAAAAGTTCGGTTATGACGGCGAATTGTACAAAGTACAGGACGATAAGATCAAACCGATCCAGGACAAGGTCTACGATGCCGTAGAGAAGGTTGCGCAGGAGCGGAAACTCGACATTATCTTGGACAAAGCTGCCAATTCGGGCATTTTGTTCAGCAATCCTGCCTTTGATCGTACCGACGATGGGGTGATCAAACTGGGCATCCAAAAATGA
- a CDS encoding GatB/YqeY domain-containing protein: protein MDFKEKINADIVTAMKAKDQAALRALRAIKSAILLLETSEGRAPGPVSDEDGMKILIKQSKQRKDSIDQYRSAGRLDLIVGEEEELAILDRYLPKSLTPDELRAEIQKIIAEVGATSAKDMGKVMGAANKQLAGRADGKEISVLVKELLP, encoded by the coding sequence ATGGACTTCAAAGAAAAAATCAACGCAGACATCGTCACGGCCATGAAGGCCAAGGACCAAGCTGCGCTTCGTGCCTTGCGCGCGATCAAATCTGCCATTCTCCTGCTTGAAACATCCGAAGGCCGTGCCCCGGGCCCAGTCTCCGATGAAGATGGCATGAAAATTTTGATCAAGCAGAGCAAACAACGCAAGGACAGCATTGATCAATACCGCAGCGCCGGCCGCTTGGATTTGATCGTTGGCGAGGAAGAAGAACTTGCCATCCTCGATCGATACCTGCCAAAATCCTTGACTCCCGATGAATTGCGCGCTGAAATCCAAAAGATCATCGCCGAAGTTGGTGCAACATCTGCCAAGGACATGGGCAAAGTGATGGGCGCCGCCAACAAGCAATTGGCAGGCCGCGCAGACGGCAAGGAAATTTCCGTGCTTGTAAAGGAACTCCTTCCTTGA
- a CDS encoding OmpH family outer membrane protein has protein sequence MKLKMMLLAIVAVLVTSFSAQAQVKIGYTNLEVVLASMPEAKTMERELQVFEENLVENQSERRLCKQKYQEYLDKKERGAFLTPAEQEAAEKELLRLDEEVQKLAQDAEYDMMAKRQALLEPVLAKLQTAIDAVAIAGGYTYILNQTTSAGVSTILYGPDEADITKALFGKLGLKYPEQ, from the coding sequence ATGAAATTGAAAATGATGTTGTTGGCCATCGTGGCGGTACTTGTGACCAGCTTCTCGGCCCAAGCCCAGGTGAAGATCGGCTACACCAACCTTGAAGTTGTCTTGGCTAGTATGCCTGAAGCCAAGACAATGGAAAGAGAACTCCAGGTTTTTGAAGAAAACTTGGTGGAAAATCAAAGTGAAAGACGACTATGTAAGCAGAAGTACCAAGAATACTTGGACAAAAAGGAACGTGGTGCGTTTTTGACACCTGCAGAGCAAGAAGCTGCTGAGAAAGAACTCCTTCGTTTGGACGAGGAAGTGCAGAAGCTTGCACAAGATGCTGAATACGACATGATGGCCAAACGCCAAGCATTGTTGGAGCCTGTGCTTGCCAAACTGCAAACAGCGATCGATGCCGTGGCCATTGCTGGCGGATATACCTATATCCTCAATCAAACCACGAGTGCAGGTGTGTCGACGATTCTCTACGGTCCCGACGAAGCTGACATCACCAAGGCTCTTTTTGGCAAACTTGGTCTCAAGTATCCTGAACAATAA
- a CDS encoding NAD(+)/NADH kinase — MRLAYSFGGDGTFEYGHGGQGAFSRFGRQLPDGSGFLTTVTQEHLLAATTEIMKDMYRIDLRWGIEVESSPAGLFGDYNFGLNDFTIHKSESNEMITVHTYINGEFLNSYWGDGLVIATPTGSTAYSLSCGGPIIHPNANALVVTPVAPHSLTVRPMILADDCVISFSLETRTGRAMVALDTRTVPVSDKVEIAIRKSKEPVKMLRVQSGNYLDTLRGRLMWGTDKRNWKERMG, encoded by the coding sequence ATGCGACTTGCCTACAGCTTTGGCGGGGACGGCACCTTTGAATACGGCCATGGTGGTCAAGGGGCATTCTCCCGTTTTGGGCGTCAACTTCCGGACGGCTCCGGGTTTTTGACGACCGTGACGCAGGAGCACCTGCTTGCCGCAACGACCGAGATCATGAAAGACATGTACCGCATCGACTTGCGCTGGGGCATTGAAGTCGAAAGTTCGCCGGCGGGCTTGTTTGGTGACTACAACTTCGGGCTCAACGACTTTACGATCCACAAAAGCGAAAGCAATGAGATGATCACCGTCCACACCTATATCAATGGCGAGTTCCTGAACAGCTATTGGGGTGACGGATTGGTGATTGCGACCCCGACCGGATCGACGGCTTATTCGCTGTCTTGCGGTGGCCCGATCATCCACCCCAATGCCAATGCATTGGTTGTCACGCCCGTAGCACCGCATTCATTGACCGTTCGCCCAATGATTTTGGCCGATGACTGTGTGATCTCCTTTAGTCTGGAGACGCGCACCGGGCGGGCGATGGTTGCCTTGGACACGCGTACGGTGCCCGTAAGCGACAAAGTTGAAATCGCCATTCGCAAGAGCAAGGAGCCGGTCAAGATGCTGCGTGTGCAGTCGGGCAACTATCTGGACACCCTTCGCGGTCGCCTCATGTGGGGAACGGACAAGCGGAATTGGAAGGAAAGAATGGGTTGA